In Massilia forsythiae, one DNA window encodes the following:
- a CDS encoding Lar family restriction alleviation protein, translating to MKTELKACPWCSGAAHVHEGGNWYGVGCNTIALGVMCFGYCQARQYPSEAEAAAAWNRCATPPSPSTAEVDELLGRYWEIAYSEGKTGEPRGSEAQEVLSSLRAALASRPAVEAGELEDATVFALLQKAGATDADCRTIYAGHGLTLHWTHVTGLIRAALATKPATSAPGAAGDRGGE from the coding sequence ATGAAAACCGAATTGAAAGCCTGCCCGTGGTGCAGTGGTGCCGCTCACGTGCACGAGGGCGGCAACTGGTACGGGGTCGGTTGCAACACGATTGCCCTTGGCGTCATGTGCTTTGGCTACTGCCAGGCGCGCCAGTATCCGTCCGAGGCCGAAGCTGCCGCCGCCTGGAACCGTTGCGCCACCCCGCCATCGCCCAGCACCGCCGAGGTGGACGAGCTGTTGGGCCGATACTGGGAAATCGCATACAGCGAAGGCAAGACCGGCGAGCCGCGCGGCAGCGAAGCGCAGGAAGTTCTGTCCAGCCTGCGCGCCGCGCTCGCATCGCGGCCGGCTGTCGAGGCGGGAGAGTTGGAAGATGCGACTGTATTCGCGTTGCTCCAGAAGGCAGGCGCTACCGATGCTGACTGCCGAACGATCTACGCCGGCCACGGCTTGACGCTCCACTGGACGCACGTCACGGGATTAATCCGCGCTGCTCTCGCAACCAAGCCGGCTACCAGCGCGCCAGGTGCCGCCGGCGACAGGGGTGGCGAATGA
- a CDS encoding DUF4224 domain-containing protein, which translates to MGAIFEMEMSSEALNADEVAELSGCSRKADQIEWLTQNGWLFIRNRAGAPVIGRLYARLKLAGINPAQLAAPEVSSWQPDFSKVR; encoded by the coding sequence ATGGGTGCAATATTTGAAATGGAGATGTCGTCGGAAGCGCTGAACGCCGACGAGGTCGCTGAGCTTTCTGGGTGCAGTCGCAAAGCCGACCAGATCGAATGGCTGACACAGAACGGCTGGCTGTTCATCCGTAACCGCGCCGGCGCGCCGGTAATCGGCCGCCTCTATGCGCGCCTGAAGCTGGCCGGCATCAACCCGGCGCAGTTGGCCGCTCCCGAGGTGAGCAGTTGGCAGCCCGATTTTTCCAAAGTTCGATAA
- a CDS encoding tyrosine-type recombinase/integrase, producing MRPKTSGRKLPPRMLARKKKLKSGAIWTGYYYNGRDEDGKRKEIPLGTDLHAAIRKWAELECKEVPPDASLMKYAFDQYERDILPKKAPSTQRENRLCLSQLRPVFDSAPIEAIRPQDVARYRDARSAPVRANREIALLSHVFNMAREWGFTKRDNPCRGVRKNREAPRDYYAEADVWDAVHAAAGQVVRDAMDLSYLSGQRPADVLKMSKHDIRNNELHVRQNKTRHVLRIRLYVDGQPTELGACVDRLLARPLQSMSGELICAERGQPLTMKMLRDRFEAAREAAAKGADKARKVDLAKRVRAFQFRDIRPKAASEMTSLDDASSLLGHTDKQITKRVYRRAGEVVKPTK from the coding sequence ATGCGCCCGAAGACAAGCGGCAGAAAGCTGCCGCCGCGCATGCTCGCGCGGAAGAAAAAACTAAAATCCGGAGCGATCTGGACAGGCTACTACTACAACGGCCGCGACGAGGATGGCAAGCGCAAGGAAATCCCACTCGGCACCGACCTGCACGCAGCAATACGGAAGTGGGCCGAGCTTGAGTGCAAGGAGGTGCCGCCTGACGCGTCGCTGATGAAATATGCGTTCGACCAATACGAGCGTGACATTCTGCCGAAGAAGGCACCGTCGACGCAGCGCGAGAATCGCCTGTGCCTATCGCAGTTGCGGCCAGTGTTTGACAGCGCGCCGATCGAGGCCATCCGGCCACAGGACGTCGCACGCTACCGCGACGCCAGGTCGGCGCCCGTACGCGCAAACCGTGAGATCGCCCTCCTATCGCACGTATTCAATATGGCGCGGGAGTGGGGCTTCACGAAACGCGACAACCCGTGCCGCGGCGTGCGCAAGAACCGTGAGGCGCCGCGCGACTACTACGCCGAGGCCGACGTCTGGGACGCCGTGCACGCAGCCGCCGGCCAGGTGGTGCGTGATGCAATGGACCTCAGCTACCTGTCCGGCCAGCGGCCCGCTGACGTGTTGAAGATGAGCAAGCACGACATCCGGAACAACGAGTTGCACGTCCGGCAGAACAAGACCCGGCACGTGTTGCGCATCCGGCTGTACGTCGACGGACAGCCGACAGAACTTGGCGCCTGCGTCGACCGGCTGCTGGCCAGGCCGCTGCAGTCGATGAGCGGGGAGTTGATCTGCGCCGAACGCGGTCAGCCGCTCACGATGAAGATGCTGCGCGATCGCTTCGAAGCAGCGCGCGAAGCGGCGGCAAAGGGCGCTGACAAGGCGCGCAAAGTCGACCTGGCGAAGCGCGTGCGCGCGTTTCAGTTCCGGGACATCCGACCAAAGGCGGCCAGTGAAATGACGAGCCTGGACGACGCCAGCAGCCTACTTGGACACACCGACAAGCAGATCACGAAGCGGGTTTATCGCCGCGCCGGCGAGGTGGTGAAGCCGACGAAGTAG
- a CDS encoding putative bifunctional diguanylate cyclase/phosphodiesterase, whose translation MSKEAAGGSLDFVGSSAAVCDAVLRLRGDALYGELGRIAGALLGSPHGDFLPGAAAAQACGDVVSVKLLEHEVHADGERLGCYRVAGRAFGAEDARLLAGLAGLTGALLQVHGVARRTTHAYAQVEAQLARQSQILDQLHESVVTLDMTGYITSWNKGAEQLFGYTGLEAVGRHILFLYADEDAVLEQAPDAFAEGGGRMMEVRRRKKSGEVFWASLSLSPLCDMDGRSTGLIAYLTDITERKLAEERLHHLAYYQELTGLPNRALFGRLVDQALTVAQRNVGTACVLYIDLNRFRLINGTLGRQVGDELLRRAAERFRATLRDEDVVAHLSGDEFAVGLFDIRQHFEATTVAQKLLAALAAPFNIGGHDLRVGAGIGIAVYPQDGRDAETLLRMADIAMERAKEHGENPDHSVAFYRLDMNEGMQQRMQIESGLRHALGNGELVLHYQPKFEIGSGRLVGAEALVRWQHPQRGMVPPSEFIPLAESTGLIVQVGEWVLEQACAQAAVWQGAGLPPFRLAVNVSAREFSASLPIRVADTLRRYRLDPAWLELEITESTLMRDVDAVIGIMDRINALGVALSLDDFGTGYSSLSYLKRFPIDTLKIDRSFTTGIPQGASDCAIAGTIIGMGHKLGHRVIAEGVETLEQLEFLRQAGCDEVQGYLYAKPLPAYEFETGLRENWLLLASGAS comes from the coding sequence ATGTCTAAGGAGGCCGCCGGCGGCTCCCTGGACTTCGTCGGCAGCAGCGCCGCCGTGTGCGACGCCGTCCTGCGCCTTCGCGGCGATGCGCTGTACGGCGAGCTGGGGCGCATCGCCGGCGCGCTGCTGGGCAGCCCGCACGGCGACTTCCTGCCGGGCGCGGCGGCGGCGCAAGCCTGCGGCGACGTGGTCTCCGTTAAGCTGCTGGAGCACGAGGTGCACGCCGACGGCGAGCGCCTGGGCTGCTACCGCGTCGCCGGCCGTGCCTTCGGCGCCGAGGATGCGCGCCTGCTGGCCGGCCTGGCCGGCCTGACCGGCGCGCTGCTGCAGGTGCACGGCGTGGCCCGGCGTACCACCCACGCCTACGCCCAGGTCGAGGCCCAGTTGGCGCGGCAGTCGCAGATCCTGGACCAGCTGCACGAATCGGTGGTCACGCTCGACATGACCGGCTACATCACCAGCTGGAACAAGGGCGCCGAGCAACTGTTCGGCTACACCGGACTGGAAGCGGTCGGCCGCCACATCCTGTTCCTGTACGCCGACGAGGATGCGGTGCTGGAGCAGGCGCCGGACGCCTTCGCCGAGGGGGGCGGACGCATGATGGAAGTGCGGCGCCGCAAGAAGTCGGGCGAGGTGTTCTGGGCCAGCCTGTCGCTGTCGCCGCTGTGCGACATGGACGGGCGCTCCACCGGCCTGATCGCCTACCTGACCGACATTACCGAACGCAAGCTGGCCGAGGAGCGTTTGCACCACCTGGCCTATTACCAGGAACTGACCGGCCTGCCCAATCGCGCGCTGTTCGGGCGCCTGGTCGACCAAGCGCTGACGGTGGCCCAGCGCAACGTCGGCACCGCCTGCGTGCTGTACATCGACCTGAACCGCTTCCGCCTGATCAACGGCACCCTCGGGCGCCAGGTCGGCGACGAACTGCTGCGCCGCGCCGCCGAGCGCTTCCGCGCCACGCTGCGCGACGAGGACGTGGTGGCGCACCTGTCCGGCGACGAGTTCGCGGTCGGCCTGTTCGACATCCGCCAGCACTTCGAAGCCACCACGGTCGCGCAAAAGCTGCTGGCCGCGCTGGCGGCGCCGTTCAACATCGGCGGCCACGACCTGCGCGTCGGCGCCGGCATCGGCATCGCCGTGTATCCGCAGGACGGGCGCGACGCCGAGACCCTGCTGCGCATGGCCGACATCGCCATGGAGCGCGCCAAGGAGCACGGCGAAAACCCGGACCACAGCGTCGCCTTCTACCGCCTCGACATGAACGAGGGCATGCAGCAGCGCATGCAGATCGAATCCGGCCTGCGCCACGCGCTCGGCAACGGCGAACTGGTGCTGCACTACCAGCCCAAGTTCGAGATCGGCAGCGGACGCCTGGTCGGCGCCGAAGCGCTGGTGCGCTGGCAGCATCCGCAGCGCGGCATGGTGCCGCCATCCGAATTCATCCCGCTGGCCGAGAGCACCGGCCTGATCGTGCAGGTGGGCGAGTGGGTGCTGGAACAGGCCTGCGCCCAGGCCGCGGTCTGGCAGGGCGCCGGCCTGCCGCCGTTCCGCCTGGCGGTCAACGTCTCGGCGCGCGAATTCAGCGCCTCGCTGCCGATCCGCGTGGCCGACACGCTGCGCCGCTACCGGCTGGACCCGGCCTGGCTGGAACTGGAGATCACCGAGAGCACGCTGATGCGCGACGTCGACGCCGTGATCGGCATCATGGACCGCATCAACGCGCTCGGCGTGGCGCTGTCGCTGGACGACTTCGGCACCGGCTATTCCAGCCTGTCGTACCTGAAGCGCTTCCCGATCGACACGCTCAAGATCGACCGCTCGTTCACCACCGGCATCCCGCAGGGCGCGAGCGACTGTGCGATTGCCGGCACCATCATCGGCATGGGGCACAAGCTGGGACACCGGGTGATTGCCGAGGGGGTGGAAACGCTGGAACAGCTGGAATTCCTGCGCCAGGCGGGCTGCGACGAGGTGCAGGGCTACCTGTATGCGAAGCCGCTGCCGGCCTACGAGTTCGAGACCGGGTTGCGGGAGAACTGGCTGTTACTGGCATCTGGGGCATCCTGA
- a CDS encoding HDOD domain-containing protein has translation MDLASFPLVEIGAIANAQNAWVALLLRAAGEPFDEAALQALFATPDLLMASAPLDCVVLLDSAAVLTPAVLDLLPARRVVLALRAQGLAPDEGAAQLAQAQARGYRILLDGALPDGAARQPMLRGVAWNDAADTDAARRPAPGALPVLFGPHLAYGVDSMAAFYACENAGFAWFAGDYALDTGAEQEQGDGSSRKRLLTLLALLARDADSHELENQLKQDPALSYHLLKLVNSAAFAGGAAVTTFQQAIQRIGRRQLQRWLQLLLYARRQPDGAPNLLLPLAALRGAALEEMCRRDGGDRDRQDLAFMAGVFSLLDRLLRMPMAEIVRDLRLPDEVEAALLRREGLLGRRLRLAEEGVLDAAALAALLDGAGIDAAAWWQVRLQACHWALQVARNV, from the coding sequence ATGGACTTGGCATCATTCCCGTTGGTTGAGATCGGCGCAATCGCCAACGCACAAAACGCATGGGTCGCTCTGCTGCTGCGCGCCGCCGGGGAGCCGTTCGACGAGGCGGCGCTGCAGGCACTGTTCGCTACGCCCGACCTGTTGATGGCCAGCGCGCCGCTCGACTGCGTCGTGCTGCTCGATTCCGCCGCCGTCCTGACCCCCGCCGTGCTCGACCTGCTGCCCGCGCGGCGCGTGGTGCTGGCGCTGCGCGCGCAGGGGCTGGCGCCCGACGAAGGCGCAGCGCAACTCGCGCAGGCCCAGGCGCGCGGCTATCGCATCCTGCTCGACGGCGCCTTGCCCGACGGCGCCGCCCGCCAGCCGATGCTGCGCGGCGTGGCCTGGAACGATGCCGCCGATACCGACGCCGCGCGGCGGCCGGCGCCGGGCGCGCTGCCGGTGCTGTTCGGACCGCACCTGGCCTACGGCGTCGACAGCATGGCTGCCTTCTACGCCTGCGAGAATGCCGGCTTCGCCTGGTTCGCCGGCGACTATGCGCTCGACACCGGCGCCGAGCAGGAGCAGGGCGACGGCAGCTCGCGCAAGCGCCTGTTGACGCTGCTGGCCCTGCTGGCGCGCGACGCCGATTCGCACGAGCTGGAAAACCAGCTCAAGCAGGACCCGGCGCTCTCCTACCACCTGCTCAAGCTGGTCAACTCGGCCGCTTTCGCCGGCGGCGCCGCGGTCACCACTTTCCAGCAAGCGATCCAGCGCATCGGCCGGCGCCAGCTGCAGCGCTGGCTGCAATTGCTGCTGTACGCGCGCCGCCAGCCGGACGGCGCGCCGAATTTGCTGCTGCCGCTGGCGGCGCTGCGCGGCGCCGCGCTGGAAGAAATGTGCCGGCGCGATGGCGGCGACCGCGACCGCCAGGACCTGGCCTTCATGGCCGGCGTGTTTTCCCTGCTCGACCGGCTATTGCGCATGCCGATGGCCGAGATCGTGCGCGACCTGCGCCTGCCGGACGAGGTCGAAGCGGCGCTGCTGCGGCGCGAAGGCCTGCTCGGCCGCCGCCTGCGGCTGGCGGAAGAAGGTGTGCTGGACGCCGCTGCGCTGGCGGCGCTGCTGGACGGCGCCGGCATCGACGCCGCGGCCTGGTGGCAGGTGCGGCTGCAGGCCTGTCACTGGGCGCTTCAGGTGGCGCGCAATGTCTAA
- a CDS encoding response regulator, producing the protein MTGMTENRSVRIMLVDDHPLVRDGLRARLEAVPHFVVAAEAGSGAEALALAGGTHIDLMLLDIAMRDGSGIDAAAAFSRLHPDIAVLMLSMHDKLEYVTQAMQAGARGYVLKDAPGKDIVLAIDTVMAGGIYYSAALARKLALPAQQQGAPGHDNGHDGQLTAREHEVLRHIANGESNKRIARALDLSVRTVETHRLNIKRKLGIEGQAELIKFAVEHAHAM; encoded by the coding sequence ATGACCGGCATGACCGAAAACCGCAGCGTGCGCATCATGCTGGTCGACGACCACCCGCTGGTGCGCGACGGTCTGCGCGCGCGCCTGGAAGCGGTGCCGCACTTCGTCGTGGCGGCCGAGGCCGGCTCCGGCGCCGAGGCGCTGGCGCTGGCCGGCGGTACGCACATCGACCTGATGCTGCTGGACATCGCCATGCGCGACGGCAGCGGCATCGATGCCGCCGCCGCGTTCAGCCGCCTGCATCCTGACATCGCGGTGCTGATGCTGTCGATGCACGACAAGCTGGAATACGTGACCCAGGCGATGCAGGCCGGCGCGCGCGGCTACGTGTTGAAGGACGCGCCCGGCAAGGACATCGTGCTGGCGATCGACACCGTGATGGCCGGCGGCATCTACTACAGCGCCGCGCTGGCGCGCAAGCTGGCGCTGCCGGCGCAGCAGCAGGGCGCGCCCGGCCACGACAACGGGCACGACGGCCAGCTTACCGCGCGCGAGCACGAAGTGCTGCGCCACATCGCCAACGGCGAATCGAACAAGCGCATCGCGCGCGCGCTGGACCTGTCGGTGCGCACGGTCGAGACGCACCGCCTGAACATCAAGCGCAAGCTCGGCATCGAAGGCCAGGCCGAACTGATCAAGTTCGCGGTCGAACACGCGCACGCGATGTAA
- a CDS encoding cache domain-containing protein encodes MKLRQKFLFLAIAPLIAALCAIALFVWRQADTLARQQRATIERVYLASKEAELRHYVELAAHAIAHLTASGRGDAATLGEARRILASLGFGDDGYFFVYDMNGRNLMHPRQPELEGRDLWNLRDAYGAPTVQNLVAVARRGGGLVRYNWVKPSTGKSAPKLGYVVTIPSWGWIVGSGLYLDDVDAALRQVDAQQSGNIAVTMLWIAAVATLSALAVACAGLALNVSESRTADAKLKALAQRVVDTQEGERARLARDLHDGISQWLVSIKLQIEAGIIRMQGDAAQRIQAQAGFERTAEALNEVLGEVRRISHGLRPTLLDDLGLAAALQHLAHEFAQHSGVPVAFSAAGSLERLPAAAGTALFRIAQEALTNIERHAGARRIELALAGDDGRVLLRIADDGAGFDADDVATHPQRGIGLRNMAERLDAVGGVLDITSSGAGTTVRASVAFKEAA; translated from the coding sequence ATGAAGTTACGGCAGAAATTCCTGTTCCTGGCGATCGCGCCGCTGATCGCGGCGCTGTGCGCGATCGCCCTGTTCGTCTGGCGCCAGGCCGACACGCTGGCGCGCCAGCAGCGCGCCACCATCGAGCGCGTCTACCTGGCCAGCAAGGAAGCGGAACTGCGCCACTACGTGGAACTGGCCGCGCACGCCATCGCCCACCTGACTGCGTCCGGGCGCGGCGATGCCGCCACGCTGGGCGAAGCGCGGCGCATCCTGGCGTCGCTCGGCTTCGGCGACGACGGCTACTTCTTCGTCTACGACATGAATGGACGCAACCTCATGCATCCGCGCCAGCCGGAACTGGAAGGGCGCGATTTGTGGAACCTGCGCGATGCCTACGGCGCGCCCACGGTACAGAACCTGGTGGCGGTGGCGCGCCGGGGCGGCGGACTGGTGCGCTACAACTGGGTCAAGCCGTCCACGGGAAAATCCGCGCCCAAGCTCGGCTACGTGGTGACGATCCCGTCCTGGGGCTGGATCGTGGGCAGCGGCCTGTACCTGGACGACGTCGACGCCGCGCTGCGCCAGGTCGACGCCCAGCAGTCGGGTAACATCGCCGTGACCATGCTGTGGATCGCCGCGGTGGCGACGCTGTCGGCGCTGGCGGTAGCCTGCGCCGGGCTGGCGCTCAACGTCAGCGAATCGCGCACCGCGGACGCCAAGCTCAAGGCGCTGGCCCAGCGCGTGGTCGACACCCAGGAGGGCGAGCGGGCGCGCTTGGCACGCGACCTGCACGACGGCATCAGCCAGTGGCTAGTGTCGATCAAGCTGCAGATCGAGGCCGGCATCATCCGCATGCAGGGCGACGCGGCGCAGCGCATTCAGGCCCAGGCCGGCTTCGAGCGCACTGCCGAGGCACTCAACGAAGTGCTGGGCGAGGTGCGCCGCATCTCGCACGGCCTGCGCCCGACGCTGCTGGACGACCTCGGCCTGGCGGCGGCGCTGCAGCACCTGGCACACGAATTCGCCCAGCACAGCGGCGTTCCCGTGGCCTTCAGCGCGGCCGGCAGCCTGGAGCGCCTGCCGGCCGCCGCCGGCACCGCCTTGTTCCGCATCGCCCAGGAAGCGCTGACCAACATCGAGCGCCACGCCGGCGCGCGCCGCATCGAGCTGGCGCTGGCGGGGGACGATGGCAGGGTGCTGCTGCGCATCGCCGACGACGGCGCCGGCTTCGACGCCGACGACGTCGCCACCCACCCGCAGCGCGGCATCGGCCTGCGCAACATGGCGGAACGGCTGGACGCGGTCGGCGGCGTCCTCGACATCACTTCATCCGGCGCCGGCACCACGGTGCGCGCCAGCGTCGCATTCAAGGAGGCCGCATGA
- a CDS encoding carbon starvation CstA family protein: MNRLTSRLGWVALSLVGAGSLGYVALKRGETINAVWVVMAAVCVYLIAYRFYSLYIADKVFGLDPKRQTPAYKYNDGLDYVPTNRYVLFGHHFAAIAGAGPLVGPVLAAQMGYLPGMLWILAGVVFAGAVQDFIVLFMSMRRDGRSLGDLIKSEMGEIPGVIALFGTFMIMVIILAVLALIVVKALTGSPWGSFTVMATIPIALFMGVYSRYIRVGRIGEVSLIGFVLLMLAIVGGQWVHDSPTWGAAFTFTGTQLTWMLIGYGFVASVIPVWLLLAPRDYLSTFLKIGTIVALALGIVFVAPQLQMPSITRFIDGSGPAWSGSLFPFLFITIACGAVSGFHALISSGTTPKMIENESHARFIGYGGMLMESFVAIMALVAASTIDPGVYFAMNSPAAVLGTTAQSAAAAVSNWGFVITPEALTQIARDVGEHTIISRAGGAPTLAVGMAHILSNVVGGKAMMAFWYHFAILFEALFILTAVDAGTRAGRFMLQDLLGAFAPSFKRTDSLPANLIATGLCVAAWGYFLYQGVVDPLGGINTLWPLFGIANQMLAGIALTLGTVVLFKMKRSQYAWVTIVPTIWLLICTLTAGWQKIFHENVKIGFVAHARKFQAALDGGQVLAPAKSLDQMGRIIFNDYVDAALCGFFMLVVLAVVVYGIRTALAARQSARPSVQETPYVQQAPAVAEVQ, translated from the coding sequence ATGAATCGTTTGACAAGCCGTCTCGGCTGGGTCGCGCTATCGCTCGTGGGCGCCGGGTCGCTCGGCTACGTCGCCCTGAAGCGCGGCGAAACCATCAATGCGGTCTGGGTCGTCATGGCGGCGGTCTGCGTCTACCTGATCGCCTACCGCTTCTACAGCCTGTACATCGCGGATAAAGTGTTCGGCCTGGACCCGAAACGCCAGACCCCGGCCTACAAGTACAACGACGGCCTTGACTATGTGCCGACCAACCGCTACGTGCTGTTCGGCCACCACTTCGCCGCGATCGCCGGCGCCGGCCCGCTGGTGGGTCCGGTGCTGGCCGCGCAGATGGGCTACCTGCCCGGCATGCTGTGGATCCTGGCCGGCGTGGTGTTCGCCGGCGCGGTGCAGGATTTCATCGTGCTGTTCATGTCGATGCGCCGCGACGGCCGCTCGCTGGGCGACCTGATCAAGTCGGAAATGGGCGAAATCCCCGGCGTGATCGCGCTGTTCGGCACCTTCATGATCATGGTGATCATCCTGGCGGTGCTCGCGCTGATCGTGGTGAAGGCGCTGACCGGCTCGCCTTGGGGCTCGTTCACCGTGATGGCGACCATCCCGATCGCCCTGTTCATGGGCGTGTATTCGCGCTACATCCGCGTCGGCCGCATCGGCGAAGTGTCGCTGATCGGCTTCGTGCTGCTGATGCTGGCCATCGTCGGCGGCCAGTGGGTGCACGATTCGCCCACCTGGGGCGCCGCCTTCACGTTCACCGGCACCCAGCTGACCTGGATGCTGATCGGCTACGGCTTCGTCGCTTCCGTCATCCCGGTGTGGCTGCTGCTGGCGCCGCGCGATTACTTGTCCACCTTCCTCAAGATCGGCACCATCGTGGCGCTGGCGCTGGGCATCGTGTTCGTGGCCCCGCAACTGCAGATGCCGTCGATCACCCGCTTCATCGACGGCAGCGGCCCGGCCTGGTCCGGCTCGCTGTTCCCGTTCCTGTTCATCACCATCGCCTGCGGCGCGGTGTCCGGTTTCCACGCATTGATCTCGTCGGGCACCACGCCCAAGATGATCGAGAACGAGAGCCACGCCCGCTTCATCGGCTACGGCGGCATGCTGATGGAATCCTTCGTCGCCATCATGGCGCTGGTGGCGGCATCGACCATCGACCCGGGCGTGTACTTCGCCATGAACAGCCCGGCCGCGGTCCTCGGCACCACCGCCCAGAGCGCGGCCGCCGCGGTGTCCAACTGGGGCTTCGTGATCACGCCGGAAGCGCTGACCCAGATCGCCAGGGATGTCGGCGAACACACCATCATCTCGCGCGCCGGCGGCGCCCCGACGCTGGCGGTGGGCATGGCGCACATCCTGTCCAACGTGGTCGGCGGCAAGGCCATGATGGCGTTCTGGTACCACTTCGCGATCCTGTTCGAGGCGCTGTTCATCCTCACCGCGGTCGACGCCGGCACCCGCGCCGGACGCTTCATGCTGCAAGACCTGCTGGGCGCCTTCGCCCCGTCGTTCAAGCGCACCGATTCGCTGCCGGCCAACCTGATCGCCACCGGCCTGTGCGTGGCGGCCTGGGGCTACTTCCTGTACCAGGGCGTGGTCGATCCGCTGGGCGGCATCAACACCCTGTGGCCGCTGTTCGGCATCGCCAACCAGATGCTGGCCGGTATCGCGCTGACGCTGGGCACCGTGGTGCTGTTCAAGATGAAGCGCAGCCAGTACGCCTGGGTCACCATCGTGCCCACCATCTGGCTGCTGATCTGCACCCTCACCGCCGGCTGGCAGAAGATCTTCCACGAGAACGTCAAGATCGGCTTCGTGGCGCACGCCCGCAAGTTCCAGGCCGCGCTCGACGGCGGGCAGGTGCTGGCGCCGGCCAAGTCGCTCGACCAGATGGGCCGCATCATCTTCAACGACTACGTCGACGCGGCGCTGTGCGGCTTCTTCATGCTGGTGGTGCTGGCGGTGGTGGTGTACGGCATCCGCACCGCGCTGGCGGCGCGCCAGTCGGCCCGCCCGAGCGTGCAGGAAACCCCGTACGTGCAGCAGGCGCCGGCCGTGGCCGAGGTGCAATGA
- a CDS encoding YbdD/YjiX family protein has product MLGALAQAGRYLGQSMRLMVGLPEYDTYVAHREKTHPGEPMMSYEEFFRERQEARYGSGKRGGCC; this is encoded by the coding sequence ATGCTCGGCGCCCTGGCACAGGCCGGCCGCTATCTCGGACAGAGCATGCGCCTGATGGTCGGCCTGCCCGAGTACGACACCTACGTGGCGCATAGGGAAAAGACCCATCCGGGCGAGCCGATGATGAGCTACGAGGAATTCTTCCGCGAGCGCCAGGAGGCGCGCTACGGCAGCGGCAAGCGCGGCGGTTGTTGCTGA